A genomic segment from Salvia splendens isolate huo1 chromosome 13, SspV2, whole genome shotgun sequence encodes:
- the LOC121760628 gene encoding uncharacterized protein LOC121760628 yields the protein MERDQKDNLEIGSIYAHSVNEPTSAISVTQGQEARTIEEKPIEFLREFDKICRVQKRPEGSSEEDLKLSEADAWFIGLEPNSIKTWLEFKMEFLNQFIPAAKTNALRREIREATQEYGKRLSKYWHSYQGYLDTCPNHNLMEVEIYSKFYDGMDAKSKDIVNSSSGGSFYKLRLSKAKIVLEKLLNAKREYDDTSVAPVQEKVKSTPTEDKGDLLKSWIDKLEETLQSVIESRYHPTVPIQTHFQTDQVNHPQEHRGGLKFEWKLEPWKSSRGVPTGIPTLWRMELGRRSSEPPLNENRHAESAGGMSEGWNASQQNMRSCTRSNDALVTEMQRTYDEQKSNMDDMIRQVAQLTEMMKELQENRARSEVNENKEKEEGVSEAEEEKPANAEEKLEALPERQRKVETIEIELAETETRTEKESITTPPDEEALHKTL from the exons ATGGAGCGTGATCAGAAAGACAATCTAGAGATAGGTTCAATCTATGCCCACTCTGTGAATGAGCCGACATCTGCCATATCTGTCACTCAGGGGCAGGAAGCG AGAACCATTGAGGAGAAACCGATTGAATTTCTTCGTGAGTTCGACAAAATTTGCAGAGTGCAGAAAAGACCAGAGGGGTCAAGTGAGGAGGATCTCAAACTGAGCGAAGCAGATGCCTGGTTTATAGGATTGGAACCCAACAGCATCAAGACGTGGTTAGAATTCAAAATGGAGTTCCTAAACCAATTCATTCCAGCAGCAAAAACAAATGCACTCCGAAGGGAAATCAGAGAGGCTACCCAAGAATATGGCAAGCGCTTGAGCAAGTACTGGCACAGTTACCAAGGTTATCTGGATACATGCCCAAATCACAACCTGATGGAAGTGGAGATCTACTCAAAGTTCTACGACGGAATGGATGCAAAGAGCAAAGACATAGTGAACTCATCAAGCGGGGGAAGTTTCTACAAACTAAGGCTGAGTAAGGCCAAGATTGTCCTGGAAAAGCTTCTAAACGCAAAAAGAGAGTACGATGATACATCAGTGGCCCCAGTGCAAGAAAAAGTGAAGAGTACTCCCACAGAGGACAAGGGCGATCTACTGAAGAGCTGGATTGACAAGCTAGAGGAAACCCTCCAGTCAGTGATCGAGTCGAGATACCATCCAACCGTTCCCATCCAAACCCACTTCCAGACTGATCAAGTGAACCACCCCCAAGAACACAGGGGAGGTCTGAAGTTCGAATGGAAACTGGAACCCTGGAAGTCAAGCAGAGGTGTACCAACAGGAATACCCACACTGTGGAGAATGGAACTGGGCAGAAGA AGTTCTGAACCACCCTTGAACGAGAATCGACATGCAGAATCTGCAGGTGGAATGAGTGAGGGGTGGAACGCATCACAACAAAACATGAGGAGCTGCACGAGGTCAAACGATGCATTGGTGACGGAAATGCAGCGCACTTATGATGAACAGAAATCCAACATGGATGACATGATCAGGCAGGTCGCTCAATTGACCGAAATGATGAAGGAGCTACAAGAAAACAGAGCAAGGTCTGAGGTGAATGAGAacaaagaaaaggaggaaggtGTGAGTGAAGCCGAAGAAGAAAAACCAGCAAATGCGGAGGAAAAGTTAGAGGCACTACCGGAGAGACAAAGGAAAGTAGAAACTATTGAGATAGAATTAGCTGAGACAGAGACACGAACCGAAAAGGAGTCGATTACCACACCTCCTGATGAAGAAGCACTACACAAAACTTTATAG